A genomic segment from Hydrotalea sp. encodes:
- the lipB gene encoding lipoyl(octanoyl) transferase LipB — protein sequence MNKIEWKISESPVDYNDAMAAMNQRVDAIKNGTAGDLIWCLEHPSTYTIGTGLPVADTAPAENLKIETATTTNNAATTPTTIIATGRGGQTTWHGPGQRVCYVIMDITARGLHAHDYVQRLLKWVQGALKIIGIETFLPDDKDKIGLWVPTAPNQNNWVAEQPTPQQIIANKICAIGVRLSPSRVNNHAKLVASHGVAVNICPDLRAFDRIIPCGISDSRYGVTSVRALHNPATMADVDKALKMAWDKIW from the coding sequence ATGAATAAAATAGAATGGAAAATCAGCGAATCGCCGGTTGATTATAACGATGCCATGGCGGCGATGAACCAACGGGTGGACGCCATAAAAAACGGCACGGCGGGTGATTTGATTTGGTGCTTGGAACATCCATCGACCTACACCATCGGCACTGGGTTGCCCGTCGCCGACACCGCCCCCGCCGAGAATTTAAAAATTGAAACCGCCACAACAACCAACAACGCCGCCACCACCCCCACCACCATCATTGCCACCGGTCGCGGCGGGCAAACAACCTGGCACGGCCCGGGGCAACGGGTTTGTTATGTGATTATGGATATCACGGCGCGCGGTTTGCACGCCCATGATTACGTCCAGCGTTTGTTAAAATGGGTGCAGGGCGCGCTAAAAATTATTGGCATCGAAACATTCCTACCCGACGACAAAGACAAAATTGGGCTGTGGGTGCCAACAGCGCCCAACCAAAACAACTGGGTTGCGGAGCAACCCACCCCGCAACAAATCATCGCCAATAAAATCTGCGCGATTGGCGTGCGGCTGTCGCCATCGCGCGTTAATAACCATGCCAAGTTGGTCGCCAGCCACGGGGTGGCTGTTAATATCTGTCCTGATTTGCGCGCCTTTGACAGAATTATCCCTTGCGGAATTTCTGACTCGCGCTATGGTGTGACGTCGGTTCGGGCGTTGCATAACCCGGCCACCATGGCCGATGTCGACAAGGCATTAAAAATGGCGTGGGACAAAATATGGTAA
- a CDS encoding rod shape-determining protein, with amino-acid sequence MFLEKLSNMFFTDVAIDLGTANTLIYIRGKGIVLNEPSIVTVRDIRGRKVVEAVGEEAKRMQGKTPEDVVTIRPLRDGVVADFEVAEAMIKYFMKKVVPTHFLKSPLIVVSVPSGATPVERRAIQESVESAGARRVYLIEEPMAAAIGADLPVNDPSGLMIVDIGGGTTEVAVISLGGLVYAASLRVAGDRMNEAIIDYVRRKMRMVIGEATAEIIKHNIGTAWHAKKEPIQSMKIKGRKVDEGRLLEEEIDENQVADALQEPLRQIAEAIKKAMEATPPELAADLVDRGIMLTGGGALLRNIARYISAESGLSVLISENPLECVVRGAGKALEDFEKYRAVLI; translated from the coding sequence ATGTTCTTGGAAAAGTTATCAAATATGTTTTTTACCGACGTCGCCATCGACCTCGGCACCGCCAACACGCTTATTTATATCCGTGGCAAGGGGATTGTCCTAAACGAACCATCTATCGTCACGGTGCGCGACATTCGCGGCCGTAAAGTGGTCGAGGCGGTCGGCGAGGAAGCCAAAAGAATGCAGGGCAAAACGCCCGAAGACGTCGTCACCATTCGCCCGTTGCGCGATGGTGTGGTTGCCGATTTTGAAGTCGCCGAGGCGATGATAAAATATTTCATGAAAAAGGTGGTGCCAACCCATTTTTTAAAAAGCCCACTTATCGTCGTCAGCGTGCCATCGGGCGCGACACCGGTCGAACGGCGCGCTATTCAAGAATCGGTCGAATCGGCCGGCGCAAGACGTGTTTACCTGATTGAGGAACCAATGGCCGCCGCCATCGGCGCGGATTTGCCGGTTAATGACCCCAGCGGTTTGATGATTGTCGACATCGGCGGTGGCACGACCGAGGTTGCGGTGATTTCCCTGGGCGGTTTGGTTTATGCCGCGTCGTTGCGGGTGGCGGGTGACCGCATGAACGAGGCGATTATCGATTACGTGCGGCGCAAAATGCGCATGGTAATTGGCGAGGCGACCGCCGAAATTATCAAACACAACATCGGCACGGCATGGCATGCGAAGAAAGAACCGATTCAAAGCATGAAAATTAAGGGCCGCAAAGTTGACGAGGGTCGCCTATTGGAGGAAGAAATCGACGAAAACCAAGTGGCCGATGCCCTGCAGGAGCCATTGCGGCAAATTGCCGAGGCGATAAAAAAAGCCATGGAGGCCACCCCGCCCGAATTAGCCGCCGATTTGGTCGATCGCGGTATTATGCTAACCGGCGGTGGCGCGTTATTGCGTAACATCGCCCGTTATATCAGCGCGGAATCGGGCCTGTCGGTGCTGATTTCTGAAAATCCATTGGAATGCGTGGTGCGTGGCGCGGGTAAGGCGCTTGAGGATTTTGAAAAATACCGCGCCGTGCTTATCTAA
- a CDS encoding inositol monophosphatase family protein: MDNMLEIILGASLMASQAIMAEYQKATTTITTKPDNSPVTPADMASHEIFKTILTQYYPGIPLVSEEDFDADKFPPADNYFLLDPLDGTKEFIKKSGEFSISLALIEHGRPTFGAIWQPTINSGYLGGKPGVYFYDGAGDMAAPLSDPAKKLQKISQPKKLPDVAIVVSPSDPYPERFEKILGKKITRVARRGSALKFFALLDGTANYYPRTAPSYEWDIAAGHALIAPFGGTLLPIDKNPAPLDGATMTMAYGKVGAKNSHFICAI; this comes from the coding sequence ATGGATAATATGTTGGAAATAATATTGGGTGCGTCGCTTATGGCCAGCCAAGCCATCATGGCCGAATATCAAAAAGCCACCACCACCATCACCACCAAACCCGACAACAGCCCGGTCACGCCGGCCGACATGGCATCACACGAAATTTTTAAAACCATATTAACGCAATATTACCCGGGGATACCATTGGTGAGCGAGGAAGATTTTGATGCCGACAAGTTCCCGCCGGCGGATAATTATTTCTTGCTCGACCCGTTGGACGGCACCAAAGAATTCATTAAAAAAAGCGGCGAATTTTCCATCAGCCTTGCCCTTATCGAACATGGCCGCCCAACCTTTGGCGCGATTTGGCAACCAACCATCAACAGCGGTTACCTGGGGGGCAAGCCTGGCGTTTATTTTTATGATGGCGCGGGTGACATGGCCGCGCCGCTTTCCGACCCGGCAAAAAAATTACAAAAAATAAGCCAACCAAAAAAATTACCCGATGTCGCGATTGTTGTATCGCCCAGCGACCCCTACCCCGAGCGTTTTGAAAAAATCCTTGGCAAAAAAATTACACGCGTCGCCCGCCGTGGCAGTGCGTTAAAATTCTTCGCCCTGCTCGACGGCACCGCCAATTATTACCCGCGCACCGCGCCAAGTTATGAATGGGATATTGCCGCCGGCCACGCCCTTATCGCGCCATTTGGCGGTACACTCCTTCCCATCGACAAAAACCCTGCGCCCCTCGACGGCGCGACCATGACCATGGCATATGGCAAGGTTGGCGCGAAAAACAGCCATTTCATTTGCGCCATCTAA